In one Pleomorphomonas sp. T1.2MG-36 genomic region, the following are encoded:
- a CDS encoding XdhC family protein: MDIYRELIRERDAGRRSALVSIVTQSGSTPSATAAKMLVRADGTIAGTVGGGAAEGRAIMVAREVIATGLSQMLAIDLHKNPTLDLGMICGGNLQFYIEAIMPSRTVYIFGGGHVGLMTEAICRTLGLETVVVDDREEFANPGRFPNAAGTHAGPLAEATAHLSPNAASLVFIAMRGHALDQEALAWALGTPAGYIGMIGSKRKVLTVYRNLVAAGFSPDAFARVRAPVGLEIGAEGPEEIAVSVTAEMIAHIRGADTACPLSRTMDWCGTAEEGKPLSVAS, encoded by the coding sequence ATGGATATCTACAGGGAACTCATCCGGGAGCGCGATGCCGGCCGCCGTTCGGCGCTCGTGTCCATCGTGACCCAGTCCGGCTCGACGCCTTCGGCGACGGCGGCCAAGATGCTGGTGCGGGCCGACGGCACGATCGCCGGCACGGTCGGCGGTGGCGCGGCCGAGGGCAGGGCGATCATGGTCGCCCGCGAGGTGATCGCGACGGGCCTGTCGCAGATGCTGGCCATCGACCTCCACAAGAACCCGACGCTCGATCTCGGCATGATCTGCGGCGGCAACCTGCAATTCTACATCGAGGCGATCATGCCCAGCCGCACCGTCTACATTTTCGGCGGCGGTCACGTCGGCCTGATGACCGAGGCGATCTGCCGGACGCTGGGGCTGGAGACGGTGGTCGTCGACGACCGTGAAGAGTTCGCCAATCCCGGCCGCTTCCCGAATGCCGCCGGCACCCACGCCGGCCCGCTCGCCGAGGCCACGGCGCATCTGTCGCCCAATGCCGCCTCGCTGGTGTTCATCGCCATGCGCGGCCACGCCCTCGACCAGGAGGCGCTTGCCTGGGCGCTCGGCACGCCGGCCGGCTACATCGGCATGATCGGTTCCAAGCGCAAGGTGCTCACCGTCTACCGGAACCTCGTGGCCGCCGGCTTCTCGCCGGATGCGTTCGCCCGCGTCCGCGCGCCGGTCGGCCTCGAAATCGGTGCCGAGGGCCCCGAGGAGATCGCGGTCTCCGTGACCGCCGAAATGATCGCCCACATCCGAGGTGCCGACACGGCCTGCCCGCTGTCGCGAACCATGGATTGGTGCGGGACGGCCGAGGAAGGAAAGCCTCTCTCCGTCGCCAGCTGA
- the moaD gene encoding molybdopterin converting factor subunit 1, with the protein MERPDREVRLVYFAWVRERIGLSEERVSLPGSVRTAGEMIAWLAERGDTYAYALEAPSTIRVAVDQLHIEQDEPLGSATEIALFPPMTGG; encoded by the coding sequence ATGGAAAGACCGGACCGCGAGGTCCGTCTCGTCTACTTTGCCTGGGTCCGCGAGCGCATCGGTCTGTCCGAGGAGCGCGTCAGCCTGCCCGGCAGCGTCCGCACAGCCGGCGAGATGATCGCCTGGCTGGCGGAACGCGGCGACACCTACGCCTATGCGCTGGAAGCGCCGTCGACCATCCGCGTCGCCGTCGACCAGTTGCACATCGAGCAGGATGAACCGCTCGGGAGCGCGACGGAGATCGCGCTGTTTCCGCCCATGACCGGCGGCTGA
- a CDS encoding FprA family A-type flavoprotein encodes MIPQKVTDGIYSYRAIDWDRKLFDELVPLPEGTTYNAYLVEGSEKTALIDTIYPPKTAEFIAALKKSGVKRIDYIVANHAEQDHSGSIPAVLELFPEAKVVTNAKCKRFIMDTLPVDRDAFITVGDGHSLSLGDKTLKFLMTPWVHWPDTMCTYVPEARTVFTCDFLGAHLATTDLFADDEARVETAAKRYYAEIMMPYRSFSKEAVDKVGALDLAYIAPSHGPIYARPGFILDLYRTWTSDEPKPFVVIPYVSMYESTALMVSYLTDRLVERGIGVKPINVVDLDTGEFAMSLVEASTVVFASPTVLSGPHPGVAYAALLANVLGLKAKYAAVIGSFGWEGSLPDIVQSMLPKLGATFFEPVMVKGLPREAAFAELDRLADDIAAAHAAPAAA; translated from the coding sequence ATGATCCCGCAAAAGGTAACGGACGGCATATATTCCTACCGGGCGATCGATTGGGATCGCAAGCTGTTCGACGAACTGGTGCCGCTGCCGGAAGGCACCACCTACAACGCCTATCTCGTCGAAGGCAGCGAGAAGACGGCGCTGATCGACACCATCTATCCGCCAAAGACGGCCGAGTTCATCGCCGCCCTCAAGAAGTCCGGCGTCAAGCGCATCGACTACATCGTCGCCAATCATGCCGAGCAGGACCACTCGGGCTCCATTCCGGCTGTCCTGGAGCTGTTCCCCGAGGCCAAGGTGGTGACCAACGCCAAGTGCAAGCGCTTCATCATGGACACGCTGCCGGTGGACCGCGACGCCTTCATCACCGTCGGCGACGGCCACAGCCTGTCGCTCGGCGACAAGACGCTGAAGTTCCTTATGACGCCCTGGGTCCACTGGCCGGATACCATGTGCACCTACGTGCCGGAGGCCCGCACCGTCTTCACCTGCGACTTCCTCGGCGCGCATCTCGCCACCACCGACCTGTTCGCCGACGACGAGGCGCGGGTCGAAACGGCGGCCAAGCGCTACTACGCCGAGATCATGATGCCCTACCGCAGCTTCTCCAAGGAGGCTGTCGACAAGGTCGGCGCGCTCGATCTGGCGTATATCGCGCCGAGCCATGGGCCGATCTACGCCCGCCCGGGCTTCATTCTCGACCTCTATCGCACCTGGACCTCCGACGAGCCCAAGCCCTTCGTCGTCATCCCCTATGTGTCGATGTACGAGAGCACGGCGCTGATGGTCTCCTACCTCACCGACAGGCTGGTCGAGCGTGGCATCGGCGTCAAGCCGATCAACGTCGTCGATCTCGACACCGGCGAGTTCGCCATGAGCCTCGTCGAGGCGTCGACCGTGGTGTTCGCTTCGCCCACCGTGCTGTCCGGGCCGCATCCGGGCGTCGCCTACGCGGCGCTTCTCGCCAACGTGCTCGGTCTCAAGGCCAAATACGCGGCGGTGATCGGTTCGTTCGGCTGGGAGGGCAGCCTGCCGGACATCGTCCAGTCGATGCTGCCGAAGCTCGGCGCCACCTTCTTCGAGCCGGTGATGGTCAAGGGATTGCCGCGCGAGGCAGCCTTCGCCGAACTCGACCGTCTCGCCGATGACATCGCCGCCGCCCACGCCGCGCCCGCGGCCGCTTGA
- a CDS encoding methyltransferase domain-containing protein encodes MDRVTAVVRDYYGTRLGGTADLKTGACCSPAPLSPRLRSILETIHPEVVNRFYGCGSPMPDDVEGLTVLDLGCGTGRDVFMVSALVGEGGRSIGVDMTPEQLAVGRAHQAEQARAFGHRASNVSFIEGRFEDLASLGIADGSIDVVISNCALNLSPDKAKVFAEIYRVLKPGGELLFSDVFASRRLPANVASDPLLVGECLGGALYVEDFRRLMAATGWADFRLLSRRTIAIGHPYAELLVGDTTFWSMTVRAFKLAGLEDCCEDYGQVATYLGTMPDWPNAFVLDDHHRFIAGKPMLVCGNTAAMVGESRFGRHFRVDGSREVHFGRFDCSPPGVGAEGGAATAPGCC; translated from the coding sequence ATGGATCGGGTGACGGCGGTGGTTCGCGACTATTACGGAACCCGTCTCGGCGGGACGGCAGACCTCAAGACCGGCGCCTGTTGTTCTCCGGCGCCGCTGTCGCCGCGGTTGCGGTCGATCCTTGAGACGATCCACCCGGAGGTCGTCAATCGCTTTTACGGCTGCGGGTCGCCCATGCCGGACGATGTCGAGGGACTGACGGTGCTCGACCTCGGCTGCGGCACCGGGCGCGACGTGTTCATGGTGTCGGCGCTCGTGGGCGAGGGCGGCCGCTCCATCGGCGTCGACATGACGCCGGAGCAACTGGCGGTGGGCCGCGCCCATCAGGCCGAGCAGGCGCGCGCCTTCGGTCATCGCGCCTCCAACGTCAGTTTCATCGAGGGACGGTTCGAGGATCTCGCCTCTCTCGGCATCGCCGACGGGTCGATCGACGTGGTGATCTCCAACTGCGCGCTCAACCTCTCGCCCGACAAGGCGAAGGTGTTCGCCGAGATCTACCGGGTGCTGAAGCCCGGTGGCGAGCTGCTGTTCTCGGATGTGTTTGCGAGCCGCCGCCTGCCAGCCAACGTCGCCTCCGACCCACTGCTGGTGGGGGAATGCCTGGGCGGTGCGCTCTATGTCGAGGACTTCCGGCGCCTGATGGCGGCAACCGGCTGGGCGGATTTCCGGCTGCTCTCCAGGCGGACCATCGCCATCGGCCACCCCTATGCCGAACTCCTGGTCGGCGACACCACCTTCTGGTCGATGACGGTGCGCGCCTTCAAGCTCGCTGGCCTTGAGGATTGCTGCGAGGACTACGGTCAGGTGGCGACCTACCTAGGCACTATGCCCGACTGGCCCAACGCCTTCGTTCTCGATGATCATCACCGCTTCATAGCCGGAAAGCCGATGCTGGTCTGCGGCAACACGGCCGCCATGGTCGGCGAGAGCCGCTTTGGCCGGCATTTCCGGGTCGATGGCAGCCGAGAGGTGCATTTCGGCCGGTTCGACTGTTCCCCGCCCGGCGTCGGCGCCGAGGGCGGCGCGGCCACGGCGCCCGGGTGCTGCTGA
- a CDS encoding pyridoxamine 5'-phosphate oxidase family protein: MTTPTPPGPPSDRTRVRRYHWLAKYDRDTINDIIDAGIVSQIGYVFHGSPFVTPTCHWRIDDCVYWHGSAASRMMKTLDQGVPVCFTVTHLDGVVFSRAAFNHNILYRSVMAFGTAELLDDADKKAALAAFTDRLAPGLWAYARPPSEREWRAVKVFRLKLDEVSAKVASGLPEEDEADYATDLWAGHVPLTLTQGAPVPDAKLKAGIDAPDFVTAFRYAGLR, from the coding sequence ATGACCACGCCGACACCGCCTGGCCCGCCCAGCGACCGCACCCGCGTTCGCCGCTATCACTGGCTGGCCAAATACGACCGCGACACCATCAACGACATCATCGACGCCGGCATCGTGTCGCAGATCGGCTATGTCTTCCACGGTTCGCCTTTCGTCACGCCCACCTGCCACTGGCGGATCGACGACTGCGTCTACTGGCACGGGTCGGCCGCGAGCCGGATGATGAAGACGCTGGACCAGGGCGTTCCAGTCTGCTTCACCGTCACCCATCTCGATGGCGTCGTCTTCTCGCGCGCCGCCTTCAACCACAACATTCTCTATCGCTCGGTGATGGCCTTCGGCACGGCCGAACTGCTCGACGATGCCGACAAGAAGGCGGCGCTCGCCGCCTTCACCGACCGGCTGGCGCCGGGGCTCTGGGCCTATGCCCGGCCGCCGAGCGAGCGGGAATGGCGCGCCGTCAAGGTGTTCCGCCTGAAGCTCGACGAGGTCTCGGCCAAGGTCGCCTCCGGCCTGCCCGAGGAAGACGAGGCCGATTACGCCACCGACCTCTGGGCCGGGCATGTGCCGCTGACGCTGACGCAGGGGGCGCCGGTGCCCGACGCCAAGCTGAAGGCAGGCATCGACGCTCCGGACTTCGTCACGGCCTTCCGCTACGCCGGTCTGCGCTGA
- a CDS encoding CRISPR-associated endonuclease Cas3'', with translation MHYAHSTGDSGRGDWQTLPDHLDSVARIAGVMASVFGMEGAAFLAGGYHDIGKATEGFLRRLKGGPSVEHSLAGAYLVRKRNWAGIDRLMADLVAYAIAGHHAGLPDWSGDGNSLNARLAEFDLGSLDPAWTSYIPPLLESLAPNRKLNPDGEWGFSLAMLGRMLFSCLADADFQDTEQFYARVEGRTIDRTWPGLADLLPGFISGFDAYMAKKVASAADNPVNRLRADVLSHVRARAGDPQGLFTLTVPTGGGKTLTSLAFALEHARAHGLDRIIYAIPFTSVIDQTADIFREVLGDDAVLEHHSALDEEGEKCRADRDKLKLARENWDAPVVVTTNVQLFESLFSHRPSRCRKLHNIARSVIVLDEAQTLPRPFLIPIMRAIKELANNYGTSVVLCTATQPALGDQSFKTHRLCLEGRELAPNPAVLSEKLRRTRLELVGEMDNGALVAALAARPQALTIVNSRAHALDLFNEAREAGLDGVIHLTTRQYAVHRRRILADVRRRLKDGRPCRLIATSLVEAGVDLDFPCAFRAEAGLDQLACGGVDRNATTMTPPTGYPPSLPVRGRGSKLYKTDIDIGASMSLPVRGAWIETAPRRRRPRCGLVAPRAGGVDRNSLSASTDQAAEAVAPRAGAWIETIAFLPASSRNASRLPCTPPFQRPVRSTSISLRKDDSKSRPRLISASLNEEKPKSSPGRA, from the coding sequence ATGCACTACGCGCATTCCACCGGCGACTCCGGTCGCGGTGATTGGCAGACGCTGCCCGACCATCTCGATTCCGTCGCTCGCATCGCAGGTGTGATGGCGTCGGTGTTCGGCATGGAGGGCGCCGCTTTTCTTGCCGGGGGCTACCATGACATAGGCAAGGCGACCGAGGGCTTCCTCCGAAGGCTCAAGGGCGGCCCGTCGGTCGAGCATTCGCTGGCCGGCGCCTACCTTGTCCGCAAGCGCAATTGGGCCGGGATCGACCGGCTGATGGCCGACCTCGTGGCCTATGCCATCGCCGGCCATCACGCCGGGCTTCCCGACTGGTCCGGCGACGGTAACTCGCTCAATGCACGCCTCGCCGAGTTCGATCTCGGTAGTCTTGATCCGGCGTGGACGAGCTACATCCCGCCTCTGTTGGAAAGCCTTGCTCCGAACAGGAAGCTCAATCCCGACGGCGAGTGGGGCTTCTCGCTCGCCATGCTCGGCCGCATGCTGTTTTCCTGCCTCGCCGACGCCGATTTCCAGGACACCGAGCAGTTCTACGCTCGTGTCGAAGGGCGGACCATCGACCGCACGTGGCCTGGTCTGGCCGATCTGCTGCCCGGCTTCATTTCCGGCTTCGACGCCTATATGGCGAAGAAGGTAGCCTCGGCGGCCGACAACCCGGTCAATCGGCTGCGGGCCGACGTTCTCTCCCATGTCCGTGCCCGCGCCGGTGACCCGCAAGGCCTGTTCACCCTGACGGTGCCGACCGGCGGCGGCAAGACGCTGACCTCGCTCGCCTTCGCGCTGGAGCATGCCCGTGCCCACGGGCTCGACCGAATCATCTACGCCATCCCCTTCACGTCGGTGATCGACCAGACGGCCGACATCTTCCGCGAGGTGCTCGGCGACGACGCTGTTCTCGAACACCATTCGGCGCTCGACGAGGAAGGGGAGAAATGCCGCGCCGACCGAGACAAGCTGAAGCTTGCGCGCGAGAACTGGGACGCGCCGGTCGTCGTCACCACCAACGTGCAACTGTTCGAGAGCCTGTTCTCGCACCGACCGTCGCGCTGTCGCAAACTGCACAACATCGCCCGTTCGGTGATCGTGCTCGACGAGGCGCAAACGCTGCCGCGACCGTTCCTGATCCCGATCATGCGGGCCATCAAGGAACTGGCCAACAACTACGGCACATCCGTGGTGCTCTGCACGGCGACGCAGCCGGCGCTCGGCGATCAATCGTTCAAGACGCACCGCCTCTGTCTCGAAGGGCGCGAGCTGGCGCCGAACCCGGCGGTGCTGAGCGAGAAGCTGCGCCGCACCCGGCTGGAACTTGTCGGCGAGATGGACAATGGCGCGCTGGTCGCGGCGCTTGCCGCGCGGCCTCAGGCCCTGACAATCGTCAACAGCCGCGCCCACGCGCTCGACCTTTTCAACGAGGCACGTGAGGCCGGGCTTGACGGCGTCATTCACCTCACCACCCGCCAATATGCCGTCCACCGCCGCCGCATCCTTGCCGATGTGCGCCGGCGCCTGAAGGATGGGCGGCCCTGCCGGCTGATCGCCACCAGCCTCGTCGAGGCGGGCGTCGACCTTGATTTTCCTTGCGCTTTTCGTGCTGAAGCGGGGTTGGACCAGCTTGCGTGCGGGGGCGTGGATCGAAACGCAACGACGATGACGCCGCCGACAGGATACCCGCCGTCGCTCCCCGTGCGGGGGCGTGGATCGAAACTGTACAAAACCGACATTGACATAGGGGCGAGCATGTCGCTCCCCGTGCGGGGGGCGTGGATCGAAACAGCGCCAAGGCGGCGCCGGCCACGCTGCGGGCTCGTCGCTCCCCGTGCGGGGGGCGTGGATCGAAACAGCTTGTCGGCCAGCACCGACCAGGCTGCGGAGGCAGTCGCTCCCCGTGCGGGGGCGTGGATCGAAACGATAGCTTTTTTGCCAGCGTCGAGCCGCAATGCCAGTCGCCTTCCGTGCACCCCTCCGTTTCAGCGCCCCGTGCGCTCCACGTCGATTTCGCTGCGGAAGGACGACAGCAAGTCGAGGCCGCGGCTGATCTCGGCCTCGTTGAACGAGGAAAAGCCGAAAAGCAGTCCCGGTCGGGCCTGA
- a CDS encoding replication-associated recombination protein A: MSDLFGVSTADNRAGRPLADRLRPASLAEVVGQDHLVGPSGTITRMLASGSLGSLILWGPPGSGKTTVARLLAHETNLAFEQASAIFTGVADLKKLFEAARQRRALGRGTLLFIDEIHRFNRAQQDSFLPVMEDGTVTLIGATTENPSFELNAALLSRAHVLVFKPHDETSIGQLLDRAEEVTGKPLPLDEEARAALVRMADGDGRAALTLAEDVWRAAGEGEVFDAKTLQEIVQRRAPVYDKAQDGHYNLISALHKSVRGSDPDAALYYFCRMIDAGEDPLYVIRRVIRMAAEDIGLADPQALSVCIAAQGAYEMLGSPEGELAIAEAVVYVATAPKSNAVYTAFKTAMAAAKEFGSVVPPRHILNAPTKLMKGEGYGSGYRYDHDEPDAFSGQDYFPEKMGRRSFYRPVERGFERELKKRLDYWARLRRERQDGG; encoded by the coding sequence ATGAGCGATCTGTTCGGCGTCAGCACGGCGGACAACCGCGCCGGCCGGCCGCTGGCCGACCGTCTGCGTCCCGCCAGCCTGGCGGAGGTGGTGGGACAGGACCATCTGGTCGGGCCGAGCGGCACCATCACCCGCATGCTGGCGTCCGGCTCGCTCGGTTCGCTGATTCTCTGGGGACCGCCGGGTTCGGGCAAGACCACCGTCGCCCGCCTCCTGGCCCATGAGACCAACCTCGCCTTCGAGCAGGCCTCGGCGATCTTCACCGGCGTCGCCGACCTCAAGAAGCTGTTCGAAGCCGCCCGTCAGCGCCGGGCGCTCGGGCGCGGCACGCTGCTGTTCATCGACGAGATCCACCGTTTCAACCGCGCCCAGCAGGACAGCTTCCTGCCGGTGATGGAGGACGGAACGGTGACGCTGATCGGCGCCACCACCGAAAACCCGTCCTTCGAGCTCAACGCGGCCTTGCTGTCGCGCGCCCACGTGCTGGTGTTCAAGCCGCATGACGAAACCTCGATCGGCCAGTTGCTCGACCGCGCCGAGGAGGTCACCGGCAAGCCCCTGCCGCTCGACGAGGAGGCGAGGGCGGCGCTCGTCCGCATGGCCGATGGCGACGGCCGAGCCGCCCTGACGCTCGCCGAGGATGTCTGGCGCGCCGCCGGCGAGGGAGAGGTGTTCGACGCCAAGACGCTGCAGGAGATCGTCCAGCGGCGGGCGCCGGTTTACGACAAGGCGCAGGACGGCCACTACAACCTGATCTCGGCGCTGCACAAGTCGGTGCGCGGCTCGGACCCCGACGCGGCCCTCTACTACTTCTGCCGCATGATCGATGCCGGCGAGGACCCGCTCTACGTCATCCGCCGGGTGATCCGCATGGCGGCCGAGGATATCGGCCTTGCCGACCCCCAGGCGCTGTCCGTCTGCATTGCCGCCCAGGGCGCCTACGAGATGCTGGGGTCGCCCGAGGGCGAACTCGCCATCGCCGAAGCCGTCGTCTACGTGGCGACCGCGCCGAAGTCCAACGCCGTCTACACCGCCTTCAAGACGGCGATGGCGGCGGCCAAGGAGTTCGGCAGCGTCGTGCCGCCGCGCCACATCTTGAACGCCCCGACCAAGCTGATGAAAGGCGAGGGCTACGGGAGCGGCTACCGCTACGATCACGACGAGCCGGACGCCTTCTCGGGTCAGGACTATTTTCCGGAAAAGATGGGGCGTCGCTCCTTCTACCGCCCGGTCGAGCGCGGCTTCGAGCGGGAGCTCAAAAAGCGCCTCGACTATTGGGCGCGCCTGCGCCGCGAGCGACAGGACGGGGGCTGA
- a CDS encoding DegQ family serine endoprotease → MRPNGLSRLILAFGLAASVSLGAVAAERAVPASETQVRLSFAPVAKVAGPAVVNVYSTKTIKVASSPLMDDPFFRQFFGDNMPGIGRQRERHQQSLGSGVIVDPSGLIVTNNHVIEDGDEVKVALSDRRELDCDVVLKDEQLDLAVLKVRNPKEALPTLPLADSDQLQVGDLVLAIGNPFGVGQTVTQGIVSALARSQVGISDYQFFIQTDAAINPGNSGGALVDIDGKLVGINTAIFSRGGGSNGIGFAIPSNMVKVFVDSARRGGSAVELPWIGAELQPVTSDIAESLGLDRPSGVLITSILRKSPAEAAGLDAGDLVVAVDGIEVSDPRVFNYRLATKGVGNVAKLTVNRAGKLIEVPVKLMTAPETTPRETLTIDARSPFQGATVANVSPAVAAEIGLSYRGQTGVVITAVAPGSPSDRIGLQKGDIILSVNGNDITATKALAAVAGSDPMFWRVAIDRNGQILRMAFR, encoded by the coding sequence ATGCGACCCAACGGACTGTCCCGCCTCATCCTGGCTTTCGGCCTTGCCGCCTCGGTGTCCCTGGGGGCCGTGGCTGCCGAACGGGCCGTGCCGGCGTCGGAGACGCAGGTCAGGCTGTCCTTCGCGCCGGTGGCCAAGGTGGCCGGACCGGCCGTGGTCAACGTCTACTCCACCAAGACCATCAAGGTCGCTTCGTCGCCACTGATGGACGATCCGTTCTTTCGGCAGTTCTTCGGCGACAACATGCCGGGCATCGGCCGGCAGCGCGAACGGCACCAGCAGTCGCTGGGCTCCGGGGTCATCGTCGACCCGTCCGGCCTGATCGTTACCAACAACCATGTCATCGAGGACGGCGACGAGGTGAAGGTGGCGCTGTCCGACCGGCGCGAGCTCGACTGCGACGTGGTGCTCAAGGATGAGCAACTCGATCTCGCCGTGCTCAAGGTGCGCAACCCCAAGGAAGCGCTGCCGACGCTGCCGCTCGCCGATTCCGACCAGTTGCAGGTCGGCGACCTCGTGCTCGCCATCGGCAATCCCTTCGGCGTCGGGCAAACCGTGACGCAGGGCATCGTTTCGGCGCTGGCCCGCAGCCAGGTCGGCATCTCCGACTACCAGTTCTTCATCCAGACCGACGCGGCCATCAACCCGGGCAACTCCGGCGGCGCGCTGGTCGATATCGACGGCAAGCTCGTCGGCATCAACACAGCCATCTTCAGCCGGGGCGGCGGCTCCAACGGCATCGGCTTCGCCATCCCCTCCAACATGGTGAAGGTGTTCGTCGACTCGGCCCGGCGGGGCGGCTCTGCCGTGGAACTGCCGTGGATCGGCGCCGAACTCCAGCCGGTGACGTCCGACATCGCCGAAAGCCTCGGGCTCGACCGTCCCTCGGGCGTGCTGATCACTTCGATTCTCCGCAAGAGCCCGGCCGAGGCCGCCGGTCTCGACGCCGGCGATCTCGTGGTCGCCGTCGACGGCATCGAGGTCAGCGATCCCCGCGTCTTCAACTACCGCCTCGCCACCAAGGGCGTCGGCAACGTGGCCAAGCTAACCGTCAACCGGGCCGGCAAACTGATCGAGGTGCCGGTGAAGCTGATGACGGCGCCGGAAACGACGCCGCGCGAGACCCTGACCATCGATGCCCGCTCGCCCTTCCAGGGCGCGACGGTTGCCAACGTGTCGCCGGCCGTCGCCGCCGAGATCGGGCTGTCCTATCGCGGCCAGACCGGCGTGGTCATCACCGCCGTGGCGCCCGGCTCGCCGTCCGACCGCATCGGCCTGCAGAAGGGCGACATCATCCTGTCGGTCAATGGCAACGACATCACCGCGACCAAGGCGCTGGCCGCCGTCGCCGGCTCCGATCCGATGTTCTGGCGCGTCGCCATCGACCGCAACGGCCAGATCCTGCGCATGGCCTTCCGATGA
- the rplQ gene encoding 50S ribosomal protein L17: MRHGNAGRRFNRTQSHRKAMLANLAISLVEHEQIVTTLPKAKDLRPIVEKLVTIAKKGDLAARRQLASELQNNEIAAKKLFDVLAPRYQARAGGYTRVLKAGFRQGDSAPVAVIEFVDRDVAAKGAADKARQAAEPAEAETAAA; this comes from the coding sequence ATGCGTCACGGTAATGCGGGCCGTCGGTTCAACCGCACTCAGAGCCATCGCAAGGCGATGCTCGCCAACCTCGCCATCTCGCTCGTCGAGCATGAGCAGATCGTCACCACCCTGCCGAAGGCGAAGGACCTGCGTCCGATCGTCGAGAAGCTGGTGACCATCGCCAAGAAGGGCGACCTCGCCGCTCGTCGTCAGCTCGCTTCCGAGCTGCAGAACAACGAGATCGCCGCCAAGAAGCTGTTCGACGTGCTCGCCCCCCGCTACCAGGCTCGCGCCGGTGGCTACACGCGTGTGCTGAAGGCCGGCTTCCGCCAGGGCGACTCGGCTCCGGTCGCGGTGATCGAGTTCGTCGACCGCGATGTCGCCGCCAAGGGCGCCGCCGACAAGGCCCGCCAAGCTGCCGAGCCGGCCGAGGCCGAGACCGCCGCCGCCTGA
- a CDS encoding DNA-directed RNA polymerase subunit alpha, which produces MSIQKNWQELKKPNKLEVIPSRDPKRFATVVASPLERGFGLTLGNALRRVLLSSLQGAAVTAVQIDGVLHEFSSIAGVREDVTDIILNIKEIAVRMQGQGPKRMVVRKQGPGVVTAGDIQTVGDIEILNPELVLCTLDEGAEIRMEFTVDTGKGYVPADRNRPEDAPIGLIPVDSLYSPVRKVSYKVENTREGQDLDLDKLTLTVETDGSVKPEDAVAYAARILQDQLAIFVNFEEPQKDTKVETVPELAFNPALLKKVDELELSVRSANCLKNDNIVYIGDLIQKSEAEMLRTPNFGRKSLNEIKEVLAQMGLHLGMEVPNWPPENIEDLAKRYEDHNY; this is translated from the coding sequence GTGAGCATCCAGAAGAACTGGCAAGAGCTCAAGAAGCCGAACAAGCTCGAGGTCATCCCGAGCCGCGATCCGAAGCGCTTTGCGACCGTCGTCGCTTCGCCGCTCGAGCGTGGCTTCGGTCTGACGCTCGGCAACGCGCTCCGTCGTGTCCTCTTGTCCTCGCTGCAGGGCGCAGCGGTGACGGCGGTTCAGATCGACGGCGTGCTGCACGAGTTCTCCTCGATTGCCGGCGTGCGTGAGGACGTCACCGACATCATCCTCAACATCAAGGAAATCGCTGTCCGCATGCAGGGCCAGGGCCCGAAGCGGATGGTCGTGCGCAAGCAGGGTCCGGGCGTCGTCACCGCTGGCGACATCCAGACCGTCGGCGACATCGAGATCCTGAACCCCGAGCTGGTTCTCTGCACCCTCGACGAGGGCGCCGAGATCCGCATGGAGTTCACCGTCGATACCGGCAAGGGCTACGTGCCGGCCGACCGCAACCGTCCCGAGGATGCTCCGATCGGTCTGATCCCGGTCGACAGCCTCTACTCGCCGGTGCGCAAGGTGTCCTACAAGGTCGAGAACACCCGCGAGGGCCAGGATCTCGACCTCGACAAGCTGACCCTGACCGTCGAGACCGACGGTTCGGTGAAGCCCGAGGATGCCGTCGCCTACGCCGCCCGCATTCTCCAGGACCAGCTGGCGATCTTCGTCAACTTCGAAGAGCCGCAGAAGGATACCAAGGTCGAGACCGTTCCGGAGCTCGCCTTCAATCCGGCGCTGCTCAAGAAGGTCGACGAGCTCGAGCTGTCGGTCCGTTCGGCAAACTGCCTGAAGAACGACAACATCGTCTACATCGGCGATCTGATCCAGAAGAGCGAGGCGGAGATGCTCCGTACGCCGAATTTCGGCCGCAAGTCGCTCAACGAGATCAAGGAAGTGCTGGCGCAGATGGGGTTGCATCTCGGCATGGAAGTTCCGAACTGGCCGCCTGAGAATATCGAAGACCTGGCCAAGCGCTACGAAGACCACAACTACTGA